GACATCATCTAAAAAAATTTATGTTTCttatttgaaatgcaaattGTTCCTTTATTCTACGAGCACTACTTAAGCAAAACAGTTCAATACCAaatttctgctgtttgtctaAACTAAAATAGTGCCAGGAGATCCTACAAAATGTCAGTCTGCAGAGCAGGTGTATGCTCAGTGACCTGGTTACAGACCTACAGCAACTTCATTACATCCTCAAGCGGCGCCACCAATGCAGCTCTTTCAACCTGCGGACATCTGCCTGTCTCCACGAGTGAGACACGTGCATCAATAAATATCCCACAGGATGCTCTGTTTCACCAGGAGGTTTTAACACATCTCTGGAGTGGCATGAGGCTGAAATGTCAGCCACAGGCGCTGCCTGGAAACACTGTGATCCTAATCATGGTTTAGCTGCATATTAGGACTTTTGGCTCACAGATTGTCTTGTTTCCAATGATTAGTAGTGAGTCAAACACTGCCAAGCACGCACAATTGTAAACCTCTGCAATCAAGTTAATGAGAGTTGTCACTGAGCTAGTCGGTAACTTCTTGTGTACAATGACAAAATCTAAACTGACAAGCCCGTaaataaaggagaaataaacaaaaaacagcagagcaAGTCGTGAAGCAGAAGTTATCCATCATCTAGCTGAAGCGTCCAGCCCGGTCCCTGCTGAGAGgctcctctctgctgatgcAAAGGAATGCATATCAAATAGCCTGGGAGACGGCCTGTTGTGTGAGGCACGCTTCTGCACAAATAATCAAAcagaatttagaaaataagGCTTTGTAAATAAGAGCCTTATCCGACACTAAGGCCTCTTTATATCAAATCCCTCACAAAGACCCGATTCAAAAACTTCCCGAGACGTCTCACTGTTAAGACATGAGTGCAGGTGTCCCTGAGAATAAATTAACATATTTGCTGTTGCTCCTTCCAGCTTTTAACTCTCATAGTAATTCAACATGATGGAAAAGACCAAGGAACAGCTCAGTTCAAGAGACATGTCTCCACTGCTTTTCCTAACGGCACAGCCAACTCCTCGGCTTACATTCAGCataacacacaagcacacctgCACACCCCTCACATCTTTTATtagacatcacacacatttgtcaGTCAAAACGTTGCAGTGAgcgttgtttgttttttttccagtaaagTGTCACTGAGACTAAAACTATACCCTCATTTTGTAAGAAGTTTTTCTGATAAATTTTAACAATTTCTTTAGATTTTGAATCCCAACtggattcacattcacattttgtttcattttccattACTTAAGATGTTAAAATAGGTTTGAAATACACTGTAATTCTGCAGAAAAGTGTAAAAAGCGAGGTGTTGGTGGATGTTTTGTGCCTGTTACCTGTGCTGCTCCATGGCCTGCCTGCTGTGCAGCTGAAGCCCACACTCGCCACAGCACTGCTGGCCCTGAGTCTGGCCCTCATGCCTCATCCCTGCTGCGAACTGGCCCAGCCTGCTGAGAAGCTCCCTGTGCAGCAGCCCCTGGTGCAGCAGGCCGCTGTAGGCCCTGGGGTCCAGCGGTACGCCCAGGGACGGGGCCACTGAAACGGACACCGGCAGCATCCCTTCCCCTGTGTGATTGGAGGGCACAGAGTATATGGAGGCCAGATGTTTCTCAGCCATGCCGGGGAAACAGTCAAGAGAGTTCACCACCACTTGTCCTCCATCTTCAGGGCTTGTGTGCAGCTCCCGAGCGCTGGTGATCACGCTGCCTCTCAGGGGCGTCCCAGGGCCCTCGTCTCTGGGCTGGTCTGACATGCAGCTTCCCTCCCCGGTGCTCGAGGATCTGCCCTCGCAGCCGTTGGCATCATCCACCTGCATGTTTTCTGATTTAATGCCTCGGACGGGATGCAGGGACGATGCCTGGGATAGCTCCTCACTGCTGTGCTGGGGCTGCTGGGAACTCTCCATGTCGACCTCCGTGTCCTGCTTGGGGCTCAATTCAGGAGCCGCATCGGCCTCTGGACCAGGGGAGCTCCTGTCCGTCATGTGGTACAGCGCCAGGTGGTGTAGAGCAGTGGGAGTGGTGCGGTTAGGTCCATCCTGTATGGAATGCTTCTTGGACATCAGCATGTGCCTCCAGTGCCTGGCCCGGCTGTGGTCGCTGTGGTCTCCAGAGCTGTGGTTCCTCACCGCCACCTCCTCGCTCTCCTCCGCCTGTATTGTCTCCAGCACCTTCAGGCACTGCTCCTCCAAGTACTCGATCTCTAGGATCTCAGCTGCGTACAGCAGGTCATCCAGGTCCTCGGCCGTGGCCTGGAGCGAGGCCGTGTAGGCGTACTCCAGGATCTGCTGGAAGGTCTTAGGGGACAGGAAGTCCAGGGCGTAGCGCAAGCTGCTCCGGTGGAACAAGATCTCAAACATTTTGCTGGTGCAGGCCAGGACGGTGCGGTGCGCTGGGAACTCCTGGCCGTCCACCGTGATGATGACATCACACAAGGTGCCGGTCAGACGCATCTGATTGGCCCGCTGCAGCAGCGTGCTGGGGTGAGTGGGATTGTGGAGCTGGAGCACACCCATGTTTGTCAGACCCGTATCCACTCGGACCTTTGCTGAGCCCACGCATGAGGTGTGGCTGTCCTGCCTGCTTCACTTGCCTTCAGCTGGTTGTAGGTCTGTGGTttgggtggagggggagggtaGAGGATCATTAGTGCCTGTCCCTAACAATGTGGTGTAAAAGGCAGTTAATAATCCTCCAGTGTATACTTTAATCCATGCTCAATTAAAAGGAATGTCACAGGaatcaaaaaaatatatcaaattaaaCATTCCCTGAATATAAAATCCCACTTGATCTCTTCAGGGGGTTTATTCCATGCACCttacatgtttatttattttaattaagaaCCAAAGACAGACAACAGGTCGATAAGCGCAAAGCAACAGTTTCCATTGCAGGTGATTAGTCTGGGGTCTCTCTGAGAGCGGTCACGTCGGTGTAATAACGTCTGCATACTGAGAGGTGACGGTTCAATTTATcaagctccacacacacacacacacacacacacacacacacacacacacacacacatacacacgcccTCAACAGGTAGAGCTGCTATTAACAAACGCCTGAAGGGCTGATTAGTTCATTTAGGCTGCGCACGTTCGTGATTAGACGCGTTAAAGACAATTAAGCCGCCCCGCTAAAAATCCCTAAATAAGTTATAAAACTATCCGGTAGATGAAAGCGTGAAAATGAAGCGCAGCCCTGTTGCGGATACGTGCTTTTTCCACTCCATTGAAACCCCTGAATGACAGAGTGAGTGATGATCCGGCTCTGAATGATGATCAGTATTGTCGGACCACTCAGCAGCACCTCCAGTGATGCTGACAGGCTGCATCCTCAACTAACCGCAACATCAGAGCGCATCAGGTGCACACACGCACTAATTCCACCTTTATTATCCAAACACAGTGCGACAAATTAACCCTCTGTGCGCGCGTATTTACTGTCTGCACGGTGCtggagggagaaaataaaagacccAATTTATCCTAAATAGTCCGATGATGTCTGGGTGAAGTGAGCAGTCTGCGCTCACTCAAGTTTGTAAATCCTAAATCAGGCTGCGGCCAAACTTAGCTCGATTTCCACatgtctgctgtaaaaaaaaaaacggaattATAACAAACCCGCCGCAAAACTGCCTTCATTCAAAATCTTATTTGTTAGAATAAGTCCGAGGCTGAAAAGTAGTTGATGGGAGCGGGATGAGCGGACTGAAATGACGAGCAGACGTGAGAAAAGTGGCGGCTGTCACAGCTGTTCTTACCTCTGTCTCCTAACGTCCTCCGCTGATTATCCAGGCAACATCATGCTTACACATTTCACAGTACCCGCTCCAAACTCACTGCTGCTCCAAGTAAGCAAATCATCAGCCAGCCGCCGCGGTCAAACCCGCAGGAGGAACACGCCGCTTCCGAGCggacctttcaaaataaaagcttcccCCCAAGAACCACGTGTTGAAAGGCGTCTTTAACAGGAGCGACTGGGGgggagtgatgatgatgatgatgaggagcgTCATTGTTTAGATGAGCAACAAAGAAGAGCCGCGGAGTGAGCTGATGAAGAAGAGATGCTCAGATAATAAGCAATTATGTTGACACCTAAGTGAAGAATCTTGTGTGTTTAAAACACTAAGAGATAAATTAAGATTTTGGAGGCAAAATGTTGAAGCTGCATAATAACATGGAGTGACATTAACAGAAGAGAAGCAAAACATTTGGTGTAAATTTGGTGATGTTGTTTTGTAACTTGGTTGAATATTGCAACAAAACTGGAGGTGCTCTTGCAGTGAAAATGGTGTTGATTATGGGAGCTCACAGGTTAATAGTAATATTATATACTATTACCCACATCTTTAGGTAGCAGATTAAAAGTGCATATTTGTAGCAACTATAGTAACCTCCTCTGAATGCAAATTGTAGAAGATGCAttagaggaagagaagaaactGCCTCGGAGGAGTTTTTTATGccttaaaacaaatgtttttgtcgAGTCCAGGAATCAGTCAGGGAATGAAAATGTGCAGGAACACACTTTAAGTCAAGCAACAATGTGGGAGTGTCTCTTTGGTGTGCAAGTAATGCTGAGCAAGTGGGGGGAAGGGAGCATGAGTGACACAACTCAAACTTGTGTCTGACTGCAGGATGTTGAGATGTTGAGAGTGGACCTGTATCTCTGCACCGCAATCCTTTTTCATCTCTGACAGTTCAGTTTCCTACGATTGCTTGATGGACACAGAAGAAGGAGATTTTAGAAACACAAAGGCTGTGGGATCCTGGTGACCTGGTGCTTTAAGGCGCTCACCATGTGGTCAGCAGAGGTCAAGAATCTTAGTCCGCCCagtgaacccccccccctcctctatTTAACATTTTCTCCTTAACGTGAAGCTCTGAATgctattttaaagctttttcaaagcttttttttgggAATCAGGTCCATTCaattatctgtctgtctttaatgttgatttaaaaacatatgaaacataCAAACTATGCTGACTAAAATGCAGGAATCAGCCTGTAAAATACCGACCATGTTCTTAAATCACCGAATGCTCTGGTGAAATAgagctctgtgtttttactCAATTGTCAGATAATTTACTGTGAACCCATTTTATGATACTTTTATTCCACTGCATCAATTTATACTCACTAGTTGTTTTGCATATTAAAATAGTACATACAGAACATATGATCAGTGTATGAAATACGATTATTTGAgtaaaaaatacagaacataaATAATTACTATTGTCTCCATGTGGACCGTAGTAATCCCATAATATAAGATGGGAGTCCACTCTGTCTGCATAATAACTACTTATATTGTTGAGCACATGTTGCTGATGATTCTAAATTGTGGTATtaagtggtggaagaagtattcagatattttatttcatttatatttaggGTAAAAATACTGTTAGAAGTAAAAGTCCTAAATTCAAATTATTCAAGtagtgaaagtaaaagtactcattatgcagaatgacCCACTTTTGAATACTTATTATATTGTTGGATTAGAATTATTGATGTTGTGATaaaggtggagctaattttagCTGCTTCACCACCTGGTAGCTTAACCtgcatcattattatcaatctACAATTCATCATCTGAATGTTGTTGCATATTAGTTATATTTTGCATTAAGCTgaatatgtaaaaaacaaacagtcaaatcagctatcaaataaatgttgtgcaggtacaaatacaacatttccctctgaaatgtaattaagTACAAGGCAGCATAAaatgaggtacttgtacttaacTGGAGTATTTCCAAAGTTGTACTTTAATACTTACATCCCACCACTGGTGCGGTCGCTGCTTTTGTTTGAGTAAGTGACCTGAATGTTTTGATCCTCCACCACCAGAGGACTGAGGAAATTA
The Pempheris klunzingeri isolate RE-2024b chromosome 4, fPemKlu1.hap1, whole genome shotgun sequence genome window above contains:
- the LOC139200471 gene encoding zinc finger and BTB domain-containing protein 16-A-like isoform X1; amino-acid sequence: MGVLQLHNPTHPSTLLQRANQMRLTGTLCDVIITVDGQEFPAHRTVLACTSKMFEILFHRSSLRYALDFLSPKTFQQILEYAYTASLQATAEDLDDLLYAAEILEIEYLEEQCLKVLETIQAEESEEVAVRNHSSGDHSDHSRARHWRHMLMSKKHSIQDGPNRTTPTALHHLALYHMTDRSSPGPEADAAPELSPKQDTEVDMESSQQPQHSSEELSQASSLHPVRGIKSENMQVDDANGCEGRSSSTGEGSCMSDQPRDEGPGTPLRGSVITSARELHTSPEDGGQVVVNSLDCFPGMAEKHLASIYSVPSNHTGEGMLPVSVSVAPSLGVPLDPRAYSGLLHQGLLHRELLSRLGQFAAGMRHEGQTQGQQCCGECGLQLHSRQAMEQHRRLHNEEKGHGCEYCGKHFQDSMRLRMHMLSHTGMCRRREASAVERTPSPSVASQADSLLTVQRLITGHAPAEALVCDQCGATFSSEDALEAHRQTHTGTDMAVFCLLCAKRFQTQKALQQHMEVHAGMHSYICSHCERPFPSHTTLKRHLRSHTGDHPFECEFCGSCFRDDGTLRGHKRIHTGEKPYECNGCGKRFSLKHQLETHYRVHTGEKPFECKLCHQRSRDYSAMIKHLRTHNGASPYQCTICQDFCPSLAAMQKHMKGHKPEEVPADWRIEKTYLYVCYV
- the LOC139200471 gene encoding zinc finger and BTB domain-containing protein 16-A-like isoform X2 gives rise to the protein MGVLQLHNPTHPSTLLQRANQMRLTGTLCDVIITVDGQEFPAHRTVLACTSKMFEILFHRSSLRYALDFLSPKTFQQILEYAYTASLQATAEDLDDLLYAAEILEIEYLEEQCLKVLETIQAEESEEVAVRNHSSGDHSDHSRARHWRHMLMSKKHSIQDGPNRTTPTALHHLALYHMTDRSSPGPEADAAPELSPKQDTEVDMESSQQPQHSSEELSQASSLHPVRGIKSENMQVDDANGCEGRSSSTGEGSCMSDQPRDEGPGTPLRGSVITSARELHTSPEDGGQVVVNSLDCFPGMAEKHLASIYSVPSNHTGEGMLPVSVSVAPSLGVPLDPRAYSGLLHQGLLHRELLSRLGQFAAGMRHEGQTQGQQCCGECGLQLHSRQAMEQHRRLHNEEKGHGCEYCGKHFQDSMRLRMHMLSHTAPAEALVCDQCGATFSSEDALEAHRQTHTGTDMAVFCLLCAKRFQTQKALQQHMEVHAGMHSYICSHCERPFPSHTTLKRHLRSHTGDHPFECEFCGSCFRDDGTLRGHKRIHTGEKPYECNGCGKRFSLKHQLETHYRVHTGEKPFECKLCHQRSRDYSAMIKHLRTHNGASPYQCTICQDFCPSLAAMQKHMKGHKPEEVPADWRIEKTYLYVCYV